TTATTTATATCCTTATTTATGTCGAAGTTTATGGGATATTTTAATAATTATTGGTATTGAATTAGAGGTTAACTATTGTACTCAAACAGAAGTTAAAATTATTCCTAATCTTAATTTAATACACTGGTCAATTTATATCAGTTTTATTCATGGTGGTTTAGTTAAAGACCAAGATTTTTTAGCCCAAAATCATAATTTAGGTATGCGGGTAGGGGCGCTGGAGTTATTGATTTTACAAAGTCTATTTTCTGACAATATTATAAATCAGTCATTAGAGAATTTAACAAAAAAATCAAATGATCAAATTAATATTGCATGGGAAAAAATAGCTATTTTACTGAATAAATATTTAGAGTTTTATTTAGGAAAATCTCTTAAATCTGCAGAGATGTTGAGTATGAGTCTTACCATAAGTTAATGTACATTTCTGTTGCTAAGTGAAAGTTCGTAAAAGGCAACTTTTATAAGCTAAGACGCACCTAGTTTGCAATTTCAGAACCTCTTACAGCAAAGGATTCAGAAATTAAAAAAGGAAGATTCAATGCGTCTTAGCTTATGCTGAAAGAACGGGGCTTTTGACCCATTATTTTGGTAACTACCTTCATCCAAATTATCGCCGTACATTGCTTCATTATTATTCAATGGAATCCAAGCACCACCTAAGTCTTGTAATTTTGTCATATCCTTGGGTAATATTTGTTCGGGGGGAATAGCTTTAACAGGGTTAAAACAAAATAGTACTAACAATAAACTGCTAAAAATAGAAAAGTTAAAATATCTGCTAGTTGTACTCATAAATGAGGGTTAATGAATAAAATGTTAGAAGTGTCGATTGATTTCAACACATTTCGATCAACACTAACTCAATGTTCGACCATTTAACTTTTGCCTTTGTTATCATAGAACAGATATTGTAAGGTAGTTTGATAAAACAAAAATGCTGAGAATAATCACCGATCAGGGCGAAGCGAAACAAGAGTTAATCAGAATTAGCAATCGTACCCATAATGATGAAACCTATATTCAAGAAGGTATTGTCAAGGAAATTATTGCTACTGTGAGAAAACATGGTGATCAAGCCTTGTTTGATTATACTCAAAAATTTGATCGCCAAACTATCAATGAAAGCAATATTAAAGTTAGTGGTGCGGAAATTGATACAGCTTATCAACAAATTTCCAGAGATTTACTTTCCGCCATTCAACTCGCCGCGCGCCAAATTGAGGCTTTTCATCAGCAAAGAGTGCCTAAGTCTTGGGTGAATTTTCCTAGTGATGGCATTACCCTTGGCAGACGTTATACACCGGTGGATCGCGCTGGTTTATATATACCGGGAGGGCGCGCGTCATACCCTAGCACAGTTTTAATGAATGCCATTCCAGCGAAGGTGGCACAAGTGCCTCGCATTGTCATGGTAACTCCTCCTAGTCAGGATGCGAAAATTAATCCGGCGGTTTTAGTGGCGGCCAGTGAAGCAGGAGTAACGGAAATTTATCGGGTGGGGGGCGCTCAAGCGGTGGCTGCCCTTGCCTACGGCACGGAAACCATCCCCAAAGTAGATGTCATCACTGGACCGGGTAATATATTTGTAACATTAGCGAAAAAAGAAGTTTTCGGTACGGTGGGCATTGATTCCCTTGCTGGACCTAGTGAGGTGTTAATTATTGCAGATCATCAAGCTAATCCCATCCATGTGGCGGCAGATTTATTGGCACAGGCTGAACATGATCCTTTAGCGGCTGCCATTTTAATTACTAATTACCCTCCTTTAGGGGAAGCGGTATGTCAAGAAGTGGTTAAGCAGTTAGAAAATCATCCCCGTAAGGTGTTAACGGAAAAAGCTATTGCCCATTATGGGGTAGTGATTATCACAGAAAATTTGATGGATGCGGTAGAGTTGTCTAATTTATTTGCACCTGAACATTTAGAGTTAGAGGTAGAAAATCCTTGGGATTTAACTACTTATATTCGTCACGCTGGCGCTATTTTCTTGGGTAATTCAACCCCTGAAGCGGTTGGCGATTATGTGGCAGGTCCTAGTCATACTTTACCGACTTCCGGTGCCGCGCGCTATGCTTCGGCTTTAGGGGTGGAAACTTATATGAAGTCTTCGAGTTTGATTGAGTATAGTGGGAGGGCGCTGAAAAATGTGGCTTCGGCAATTATTACCCTCACTGAAGCGGAGGGTTTACCTTCCCATGGTGATTCTGTGCGCTTTCGTCTCGATAGATAGATAATTGATAAGAGTGTGCTGAATAAATTAAAACCCTTATTAAACAAAGGTTTTACAGCAGTTTTCATTTCCTTAAACCACAAGTTATATCATGTTCAGATAATTAGTCATAACATAGATCATCTCTTCGCACTTTACCCACCGTGTAATGAATTACACGGAACCAACAGTTTTTCGTTCAATAAATTGAACTAAGATCGTGATATTAATAACTCGTAAGTGATTAAGCGGACTTGATATTAGATTGTCAAAAAAGCTACCTTAGCGTTTTTCCGCCTTTGCGAGAAACAAAAAACGTGGTTTATTTATCTGAAATGCACTGTCAGTACAATAAAGTCTTCAAAAAGTGCAAAAAATAGCCTTTTTCGCTAAAAATACTCTCTTTTACTGATAAGCATTTCACCTGAAACCTGAAACCCGAAGCCTGACACCTCCCCTCACCAAAATACTTTTTCAGCAGACCTTATTTAGGATTGCTATAGTGTAAAAATAACTCTTGTTCAATGCGCTTTACTTCAATTAGTTCCAAGGATAAGGGCAAATCCAGCGCCCTCCCCCCTACCGAAGATGGGGCATCTTTACCTCCTAAAATAACGGGGCATATTGTCACCCATAAATCATCAATTAGATTTTCTGCCCATAAGGAAGCCATTAATTCTCCTCCTCCTAAAATAGCAATTTTTTCTAATCCTTTTTCTGCTAATTTTGCCGTTATTTCTAACCAATTAATCCCCTCTTTTCCTCCTTTTTCACTTACCATCACTTCTTCAAAATAAGCTGAATTGTTAACATATTTTTGGCAATTTGTCAAGCCTTCGGTGGTAGTTAATAAAATGCGTGACACGGGTTGCTGAAAAAAGCGACAATTAAGATCAAATTTACCACTAACAGAGCAAACAAAATTAAGGGGTTGTGGTGGTTGCCCTCTTTTTGCCCTTTCTGCTAACCATTGAGGGTTTTTAACTGTCATGGTAGTACTATAAGCTCTCAATGTACTACCACCAAAAATAATACCATCACAGAGGGAAATTTGTTGTTCGAGGTGCGCTTTGTCATGGCTACTGGTGAAGTGCGCTGGTTTATGGCTATGTTGACTGATTTTGCCGTCAACACTCATGGCGATTATTCCTGTGTAGTGGAGTTTTTTCATTTATTATATCTTCGTAATTTTCCCACCGTGTAATGAATTACACGGAACCAACAGTATCTCGTTCAATAAATTGAACTAAGATTATTTTTAATTGATTTATAAAGGGAGAATTTATAATTCATCATTCATATTTTATGATGTAATTTTTTGTTGATAAGCGTTGAATCCTGCATATTGGAGGGCGCTGAGGGTATTTTCAACATTTTGCACCCAGTAACTCTCCCCAAAACGCACAAAAATTCTCTCAGTTAAACCATTTATCACCGCAAAAACTGGTATTGTTGCTTTATATTTTTCTCCTGATTGTTCTTGTAAAATACTTTTTAATTTACCCTGTATTTGAGGTTGATTGGCTTCTTCTGCACTAATATTAATATATACCATTTTTACTTGTTCTATTAATTCAATATTATCAATTAAAATTTGTGGTTTTTCTCTATTTTTATCTACTTTTCCCCAAATAATTAGGGGAGTATCTTCTTTTAAATTTTCTTTAACTTCATCGTAGGTACTAGCAAAAACTACCGCATCAACTTGACCTGAAATATCTTCAATAGTTAGAAATGCCATAGTATTATTATTCTTATCAATATGAGATTTTATGCTCGTAAGCATTCCTACTAAAGATACTTTTTTTCGTGCTTTTTGTTCTCCTAATTCATTAATAGTAATAGGAGATAAAATATTGACAGAATTTAGTAGAGGTTTAAGAGGATGTTCAGATACATAAAATCCTAATGCTTCTTTTTCAGTTTTCAGTTTTTCTTGACTAGAAAAATCAGCTATTTTTGGTAATTGAGGTATATTTTCAAATACTGGAAGATTAGGTGTAATTGTATTAGCACTCAAATAATCTAATATATTAAGCTGTCCAGTTTCTTGTTCTTTATGTTTTTTTTGTACCCAATCAATCAGCGCCCCTAACCCCTCGATAAGTTGTCGGCGATTACTATGAATGGAGTCAAAAGCACCGGCATAGATAAGAGTTTCTAATGCTCTTTTATTGATAACTTTAAAGTTAATTTTAGTAAAAAATTCTTGAATATCTTTAAATTTTCCACCACATTCTTCCCTAGCTTCTAAAATATTTTCAATAGCATTTTCCCCTAAGTTTTTCACTGCGGATAAGCCAAAAATAATTTGCTTTCCTTGAGGAGTAAAGTCTCGGTAAGAATAGTTAACATCAGGGGGTTTAACTTCTATGCCCATCTTGATGGAGTTTTCTCGATATTTTTCAATTTTGTCTTGACTGTCACTACTAGCGGTGAGCAAAGCTGACATATATTCTACAGGATAATTTGCTTTTAAATATGCTGTTTGATAAGTGACATAAGCATAAGCCGTAGAGTGAGATTTATTAAAACAATTTGAAGCAACTAAGCCATTTTGAAGTAGAAAATTATGATCTTTTTCTACTCCTATATCATAAACATTTGCTAACCCCAGCGCCCTCCGCCGAATAATCTTGACCATTTGTAATTTACCAACTATATTATTAACTATTCAGGCAAATAGATTGTCTATTTTTAGATGAACTAAATTTTCTCAATAGCCTGTTGCCTGTTACTTTTCCCGTCGTTTTAAGAGGGGATTAATGAGGGTTTGTCTTTTAACCATAATACCGATATTTTCTTCATGGATGCCAAAAATTTACTCCATCTTGCCCAAAAGCGTCATTTTGATGCTGTGGAAGTGTATGAAATCCATTCTCACTCTCAACCAATTTGTTTTGAAGCCAATCGGTTAAAACAAATTGAAGTATCGGAAGTGAGGGGAAGGGCGCTGAGAATTTGGTACAATGGTTGCGCCGGCGTAGCGGTGGCTTATGGTGATTTTAACCCCGATGATTTAATTGACAAAGCCTTGAGTATTGCTCAATTAAATGAACCTGAAACTGTCCATCTGAATAGTAATAATCGCCTTATTTATCAAGAAAAATTCACCCCTTCTAGTTTAGAACAGTTAATTAATGAGGGGCGGAGGGCGCTGGATTTAATTAAACAAAGTTTTCCTGATGCTATTAGTAGTCTTGACATAGAAATAGAAACGGAAACTACTACTATTGTTAATTCTCAAGGTTTATATTGTCAATATACTGATCATAATATTAGTAGTTCTTTAGGAGTAGAATTAGTTAAAGATGAGGATTTTTTGGGTATTTATGATGGAACTTATTCTCGTGATACTCTATCATTAGATAATGTAATAAATAATATTTTTACTAGATTAAAATGGGCTAAAAATAATAGTCGAGTAAAAACAAAACAAATGCCTATTTTATTTACTAATAATGCAGTAACTATCCTCTGGGAAATTATTAGCGAAGCCTTAAACGGTAAAAAAATTATCGACAAATCATCCCCTTGGTGTGAAAGCATGGGAAAACAAGTAATTTCTCCATTAATCAGCATTTCTCAACAAACTGATTTTCAACCCTATAACTGCCCTTTTGATGACGAAGGCACACCATGTCAAAATTATGATTTAATTAAGCAGGGAAAAATTGCTAATTTTTACGGAGATTTAAAAAGCGCCCGCCAACTAGGTATAAATCCTACTGGTAATGGTTTTCGCCCCAGTTTAGGCGCATATCCTGCCCCCGATTTAGTTAATTTGGTAGTGGCGAAGGGCGCTGATAATTTTCAAAAAATGGTGGAATCCATAGAATATGGATTAATAATTGATCAAGTATTGGGTAATGAAGCTGATATATCAGGAGATTTTTCTCTTAACGTTGATTTAGGTTACTTAGTGCGCCATGGCGAGATTATCGGTAGAGTAAAAGATACAATGGTGACAGGAAATATCTATCAAGCGTTGCAAAGCATTACTAATGTCGGCAATGATAATACATGGAATGGCTCTTGTTATACCCCTGCGGTGATAGTTGATTCTCTTTCTGTAGTTAGTGATTAACCTATTTTGTATTTAAGTTTATAGGATTACCGTAAAGGCCACCAAGAAACCTTATCTCTCGTAGCACTATAAACCTCTTTCAATTCCTCTGGTTTTAAAATGTGGATCACATCATCAGAAGTGCTATTATTTTTATCTAGTTTAATTAACCCTTCCTGTTGCATACCCTTTAAAACTTGCTCCACCGTGCGCTGATTTAACTGACAAGACTTCGCAATGACTTCCACTGCCAAATCTAACACATAAATCCCCTTCTCATTCGGTTGATTTTCCAATTCTCTTTCTTGATAAATCAGAGCCCTCAACAAAGATGCCACCGCTTGGGGAGGATAACTACTACAGTTAAGGAGATGATAAGTAAATTTTTCCCTTAACTCGAATAATTTAACATAGCGCCCTTGCACAATTTCAAAATGATCGTAAATTTGTTTGAAAGCACTAAGGGGAATTTTTGCAATGTAAGTTGTCTTATAAGCCTCCACCAAACTAGGAAAACCTCGACTAGCTAACCCATAACTAAAAGGCAAACTACGCATTCCAAAACAACTACCACTATAAGTGATAGACAAAATACGATCTAAAGGGTTACTGCGCAAAATAATGGGTCCTCCTTCCAACACCACATAAAGACTATCTAAATCCTCATCCGGTGCAAAAGCAGTAAAAACAGGACGATTAGAAAACAGTTTTTCCCTAGTGAGACTGTCTGAGGGTAAAAAAGAAGTTAATTCTTTCTCATTTAATCCTTTAAACAAATAGGAATGATTGATTAAACAATTAATGATATTAGATTCACTAGGATTTTTTTTCGCCATTGTTAACTGATTAAATTGATTTACTTTCCCTGTTTCTATTTTCCCACAGTTTTAGGTTACTTGTGATTGAATTTTAATTCATTTAAAAACAAAATGAATATCACTATAATACATATTCTCCTGATTTATGATATATTCCATCGTAATTTGAAGAGGGGTAATTTTACTTTGAATAATATCCCAAATAGTTTCATCTTCCAGAGAAAAATAAGCATGAATCACAATATCTCTTAGCCCTGTAATATTTCGCCATTTCAGTAAACGATATTTATCTTTAATTTCCATTGGTATTTGCTTAACTGCTTTACCTATAATTTGTAAATTTTTGATAACTGCGTCATATACTAATTCATTTTCAGCAAAACTAATATAATCTAAGTGTTTTGAGTAAAGACTTATTTGATGACAACTTTTTAGGACTTTTCTCGGAAAGTGATAAAAGAGGAATAGAGCTTATCACATAAACATTTAAACAATTATTTTCTCTAAAATTAATACAAATCACAACCTCTGAAACCTAAGACAAAATGAATTTACCCCGTTATCTCGTTAGTGTAGCGCCCATGATGGATTACAGCGATAGACATTTTCGCTACATCATGCGCCTAATGACTAAAAAAAGCCTACTATACACCGAAATGATTAATACACAGGCGATAATTCACGGGGATAGACATAAATTATTGGACTTTTCCGAAGAAGAAAAACCCGTCGCCCTGCAACTAGGGGGAGATAATCCTCAACAACTGGCGGAGTGCGCTAAGATTGGTCAAGATTGGGGCTATGATGAAATTAATCTTAACGTAGGTTGCCCCAGCGCCCGTGTCCAAAGCGGAAATTTTGGTGCTTGTTTGATGGCGCAACCGCACAAAGTCGCTCAATGTGTCGAGGCAATGAGTGGGGCAGTGACAATTCCTGTGACGGTGAAACATCGTATTGGTATCGATCAACAGGATAGTTATGAATTTATGGCAGATTTTGTCAGAATTGTTGCTGAGTCAGGATGTCGCCGTTTTGTTGTTCATGCGCGCAAGGCTTGGTTACAAGGTTTAAGCCCCAAGGAAAATCGTGATATTCCACCCCTTAGATATGAGGAAGTATATCGACTGAAAAAGGAATTTCCTGATTTGTTGATTGAAATTAACGGCGGAATTAAAACTATTGATGAGATGCACCACCATTTAAACTACGTTGATGGGGTGATGGTGGGTCGAATTGCCTGTGATAACCCTTATTTAATGGCTCAAGTGGATCAACAAATTTATGGTGATTTATCCCCTATTCTCAGTCGAGAAGACATCATTAATAATTTAGCGGATTATGTTGACAAAAAATGCGCTTTAAACATAAAATTAAACACTATAATGCGCCATTTATTACAAATTTTTGCAGGGCAACCCGGCACAAAACTATGGAAGCGTTATATTACGGAAAATGGAAACTCTCCCCATGCTGATTTTCAAGTGGTGCGGAGGGCGCTGGATTTAATGAGAGGGTGCTGAAAAAGTAGTGAAGGGAATTTAGAATGTAGAATTTAGAATTAATGATTTAACATAGGGAAGAAAGAAATACAAGCATTTTCAAAGACAAAAGGCTTTTTTTGGCACGTTTTTAAGGTTTTATTGTGCCTAAAACATTGATTTAATATCAAGTCCGTTTGGTCACTTACAAATTAGTAATATCAATATCTTAGTTCAATAAATTGAACTAAAAACTGTTGGTTCCGTTTAATTCATTACACGGTGGGTAAAGTGCGAAGAGATAATGTATTTATAACTAATTATCCGAACTTGATGTATAAGTATTTTGGACTCTTTCCTTTTCCCTCTTCCCCAGCAAAACCAAAAATACTTTTTCAGCAACTCCTATTTATTGTTAAATGGATAATTGCTCAATAATTTGGGCTTTATTTTTTGCTGGTTCTAAACAAGATAAACCACGACAAACTAAACCAATACTATTATTAGGTAAGTTATCGTCCATTCGTGCGACAAATGTAGGTATATAAAGTTGATTTAATTCTGTTAATACACTAGCATTACTTTTGACACTGCTACCTGATAAAAACCATTTTAATGCCACAAATAAACTGGGACAACTTAAAGGACTTTCTGCCATGACTTTACTAAATAACTGTAAACTTTTTTCAGCTTGATCGAAGTATTTTAAATCATCGGTAAATAAGCCCAAACGAATTAAGTTAGTAATGGCAACACCATTAGCTGAAGGGGTAGCATTATCTAAATAACCCTTTTCTTTAATCAATAAATCATCACTTTGATCGAAACTATTATTATAGTAACCGCCTTTTTCTTGATCATAGCAATAATGATCAAATTCTTCTTGAACCTTGATAGCTTTATTTAACCAATAATTATCTTGATTTAAACTATTTTGTTGTAAATCTAGTAAGGCTTTAATGAAAAAAGCATAATCTTCCGATTGAGCAAAAATGCTAACATTACCATCATAATTTAAACGGTATAAACGATTATTTTGCCATTGATTTTCTAAAATAAATCTTGCAGTTGATACCCCTAAATCAAGATATTTTGACTCTTGCCAAACTCCATAGGCGCGCGCCAAACCAGAAATCATTAAACTATTCCAAGCCACAATCATTTTAGTATCTGTAACTGGGGGAATACGCCCCAACCATTCCATAGTTTTAGCTTCAGTATTGTTACGCGCCGGGGGAAAATAAGTTAATTTCTCTGGTTGTTGTCCATAACGATAAGTAAATAATTTAGCTAAAATTAATTGTATTTCAGAATTTAACTCTTGATCTGGCTTCTTCTGTAAAACATTTTTAGATTCAAAATTACCATGTTTACTAACTGTAAAAACTTGCTCTAATTTGCCTAATTCTTCCTCAGTAATAATTTCTTTTAAATCAAGATAATGCCAAACATAAAAATCACCTTCTTCCGGTTCTTCATCATCAGAAGTTGCAAAATTATCAGCATCTTGGGCGCTATAAAAATAACTTTGATTAGCGCCCATCTCTCGTTTTAACCATGTAAAAATACCATCAATAACAATTTTAAATTGAGATTGTTTTTCGCCCCTTGCCCATAAATTTGCTAAAAATTCCATGATTAAACCGTTATCATAGAGCATTTTTTCAAAATGAGGCACAGTCCAAGTAGCATCAACAGTATAGCGATGAAAACCGCCTCCTACATGGTCATAAATTCCTCCATTAGCTAAGGCTAAACCCCTTTCTAGGGCTAGGGGAAGGGCGCTGGGAGTGGTGGTACTGTTAACTAAAGTAGCATTAGCATAGGGAATCATGGGAAAACGTGGGCTATTATAATCATTCCTTGCTAAAATGTCGCTATTTTTATTTAATCCTATCTCTAAAAAAGTAGAATTTAATAAAGTTTCACTATTAGGAATTAAGTTATTATTTTGGGTTAAAATTCCCATAATTTCTTGTTGAAGGGCGCTGAGTTTTTCTTTATCATTATGATAAAAATTATGAAGAGATTCTAAAATTTGTAAAAAACCCGGTCTTCCATAGCGCGCTTCTACGGG
Above is a genomic segment from Cyanobacterium sp. T60_A2020_053 containing:
- the recO gene encoding DNA repair protein RecO, which gives rise to MSQTYQTTGIVLKQKPFAENDLLVTILSPDYGLINAVAPGAKKYKSSLRGRIQPLVVNDFLIVHGTNLDRIIQADTKQSYPQLSQSLAKLTTSQYLSEIAINLAFSEQPQGDLYSTLNNHLFILENLPKNTYLYPYLCRSLWDILIIIGIELEVNYCTQTEVKIIPNLNLIHWSIYISFIHGGLVKDQDFLAQNHNLGMRVGALELLILQSLFSDNIINQSLENLTKKSNDQINIAWEKIAILLNKYLEFYLGKSLKSAEMLSMSLTIS
- the hisD gene encoding histidinol dehydrogenase, with the translated sequence MLRIITDQGEAKQELIRISNRTHNDETYIQEGIVKEIIATVRKHGDQALFDYTQKFDRQTINESNIKVSGAEIDTAYQQISRDLLSAIQLAARQIEAFHQQRVPKSWVNFPSDGITLGRRYTPVDRAGLYIPGGRASYPSTVLMNAIPAKVAQVPRIVMVTPPSQDAKINPAVLVAASEAGVTEIYRVGGAQAVAALAYGTETIPKVDVITGPGNIFVTLAKKEVFGTVGIDSLAGPSEVLIIADHQANPIHVAADLLAQAEHDPLAAAILITNYPPLGEAVCQEVVKQLENHPRKVLTEKAIAHYGVVIITENLMDAVELSNLFAPEHLELEVENPWDLTTYIRHAGAIFLGNSTPEAVGDYVAGPSHTLPTSGAARYASALGVETYMKSSSLIEYSGRALKNVASAIITLTEAEGLPSHGDSVRFRLDR
- a CDS encoding RibD family protein, with the translated sequence MKKLHYTGIIAMSVDGKISQHSHKPAHFTSSHDKAHLEQQISLCDGIIFGGSTLRAYSTTMTVKNPQWLAERAKRGQPPQPLNFVCSVSGKFDLNCRFFQQPVSRILLTTTEGLTNCQKYVNNSAYFEEVMVSEKGGKEGINWLEITAKLAEKGLEKIAILGGGELMASLWAENLIDDLWVTICPVILGGKDAPSSVGGRALDLPLSLELIEVKRIEQELFLHYSNPK
- a CDS encoding trans-splicing intein-formed DNA polymerase III subunit alpha C-terminal partner DnaE-C (main replicative polymerase); the protein is MVKIIRRRALGLANVYDIGVEKDHNFLLQNGLVASNCFNKSHSTAYAYVTYQTAYLKANYPVEYMSALLTASSDSQDKIEKYRENSIKMGIEVKPPDVNYSYRDFTPQGKQIIFGLSAVKNLGENAIENILEAREECGGKFKDIQEFFTKINFKVINKRALETLIYAGAFDSIHSNRRQLIEGLGALIDWVQKKHKEQETGQLNILDYLSANTITPNLPVFENIPQLPKIADFSSQEKLKTEKEALGFYVSEHPLKPLLNSVNILSPITINELGEQKARKKVSLVGMLTSIKSHIDKNNNTMAFLTIEDISGQVDAVVFASTYDEVKENLKEDTPLIIWGKVDKNREKPQILIDNIELIEQVKMVYINISAEEANQPQIQGKLKSILQEQSGEKYKATIPVFAVINGLTERIFVRFGESYWVQNVENTLSALQYAGFNAYQQKITS
- a CDS encoding TldD/PmbA family protein, yielding MDAKNLLHLAQKRHFDAVEVYEIHSHSQPICFEANRLKQIEVSEVRGRALRIWYNGCAGVAVAYGDFNPDDLIDKALSIAQLNEPETVHLNSNNRLIYQEKFTPSSLEQLINEGRRALDLIKQSFPDAISSLDIEIETETTTIVNSQGLYCQYTDHNISSSLGVELVKDEDFLGIYDGTYSRDTLSLDNVINNIFTRLKWAKNNSRVKTKQMPILFTNNAVTILWEIISEALNGKKIIDKSSPWCESMGKQVISPLISISQQTDFQPYNCPFDDEGTPCQNYDLIKQGKIANFYGDLKSARQLGINPTGNGFRPSLGAYPAPDLVNLVVAKGADNFQKMVESIEYGLIIDQVLGNEADISGDFSLNVDLGYLVRHGEIIGRVKDTMVTGNIYQALQSITNVGNDNTWNGSCYTPAVIVDSLSVVSD
- a CDS encoding Crp/Fnr family transcriptional regulator; the protein is MAKKNPSESNIINCLINHSYLFKGLNEKELTSFLPSDSLTREKLFSNRPVFTAFAPDEDLDSLYVVLEGGPIILRSNPLDRILSITYSGSCFGMRSLPFSYGLASRGFPSLVEAYKTTYIAKIPLSAFKQIYDHFEIVQGRYVKLFELREKFTYHLLNCSSYPPQAVASLLRALIYQERELENQPNEKGIYVLDLAVEVIAKSCQLNQRTVEQVLKGMQQEGLIKLDKNNSTSDDVIHILKPEELKEVYSATRDKVSWWPLR
- a CDS encoding DUF86 domain-containing protein, with translation MSLYSKHLDYISFAENELVYDAVIKNLQIIGKAVKQIPMEIKDKYRLLKWRNITGLRDIVIHAYFSLEDETIWDIIQSKITPLQITMEYIINQENMYYSDIHFVFK
- the dusA gene encoding tRNA dihydrouridine(20/20a) synthase DusA produces the protein MNLPRYLVSVAPMMDYSDRHFRYIMRLMTKKSLLYTEMINTQAIIHGDRHKLLDFSEEEKPVALQLGGDNPQQLAECAKIGQDWGYDEINLNVGCPSARVQSGNFGACLMAQPHKVAQCVEAMSGAVTIPVTVKHRIGIDQQDSYEFMADFVRIVAESGCRRFVVHARKAWLQGLSPKENRDIPPLRYEEVYRLKKEFPDLLIEINGGIKTIDEMHHHLNYVDGVMVGRIACDNPYLMAQVDQQIYGDLSPILSREDIINNLADYVDKKCALNIKLNTIMRHLLQIFAGQPGTKLWKRYITENGNSPHADFQVVRRALDLMRGC
- a CDS encoding thioredoxin domain-containing protein, whose amino-acid sequence is MANKLLNSQSLYLRKHAHNPISWYPWGEEALKKAKQENKPIFLSIGYSSCHWCTVMEGAAFSNQTIADYLNNNFVAIKVDREERPDIDSIYMQSLQMMTGQGGWPLNIFLSPDDFVPFYGGTYFPVEARYGRPGFLQILESLHNFYHNDKEKLSALQQEIMGILTQNNNLIPNSETLLNSTFLEIGLNKNSDILARNDYNSPRFPMIPYANATLVNSTTTPSALPLALERGLALANGGIYDHVGGGFHRYTVDATWTVPHFEKMLYDNGLIMEFLANLWARGEKQSQFKIVIDGIFTWLKREMGANQSYFYSAQDADNFATSDDEEPEEGDFYVWHYLDLKEIITEEELGKLEQVFTVSKHGNFESKNVLQKKPDQELNSEIQLILAKLFTYRYGQQPEKLTYFPPARNNTEAKTMEWLGRIPPVTDTKMIVAWNSLMISGLARAYGVWQESKYLDLGVSTARFILENQWQNNRLYRLNYDGNVSIFAQSEDYAFFIKALLDLQQNSLNQDNYWLNKAIKVQEEFDHYCYDQEKGGYYNNSFDQSDDLLIKEKGYLDNATPSANGVAITNLIRLGLFTDDLKYFDQAEKSLQLFSKVMAESPLSCPSLFVALKWFLSGSSVKSNASVLTELNQLYIPTFVARMDDNLPNNSIGLVCRGLSCLEPAKNKAQIIEQLSI